The Mangifera indica cultivar Alphonso chromosome 8, CATAS_Mindica_2.1, whole genome shotgun sequence genome has a window encoding:
- the LOC123223033 gene encoding B3 domain-containing transcription factor ABI3 isoform X1 encodes MKSLQLHAEDLHAVSKNETNLVGFEVLEEEQVLGAGEREIWLDRPQDDLLDIDDDSILYGDFPPLPNFPCMSSSSSSSSNPAAAKAIASSSSSSSATSSSSAASWAVLRSDVEEDVDKKNQTDDQNRSVDAPLTLSSTTSMEITQLTDCIDGSDCMDVMGNFGFMDLLDSNDLFDPSPLFHHDENPLEPFQQDDKPPREQPQLGHADFMMQSNNEDSREGGPSDDLAMVFLEWLKTNKETVSAEDLRRVKIKKATIESAAKRLGGGKEAMKQLLKLILEWVQTNHLQKRRMRESTSNIPYQQYQDPFQNPNPNPTSNPNLNCNPILHDQPSPCFAQSPWIGQPSYIHDPAAVVPGFPPMVGYMGDPFANGASNINSHSYPPHTDYRHMLDSAHSWPSSQFSMAAHYNSFPDNNLHPVPPHPLAFTGYGNQYTYPYVHGPGDQRLMRLGSSATKEARKKRMARQRRLSSHPRHHQHNNEQNQLTNQSAEQHATFGNDTCNPAAHGQTGNWVFWPSPAGGAPSATPMLPLDRSSMQPQNYQLQVASDRRQGWKPEKNLRFLLQKVLKQSDVGNLGRIVLPKKEAETHLPELEARDGISIAMEDIGTSRVWNMRYSFRFWPNNKSRMYLLENTGDFVRANGLQEGDFIVIYSDIKCGKYLIRGVKVRQPGPKSETKKPGKSQRNQHASSPAAAGNALSSSPIRQTVK; translated from the exons ATGAAGAGTTTGCAACTGCATGCTGAAGATCTACATGCagtttcaaaaaatgaaacaaacttAGTTGGTTTTGAGGTTTTGGAGGAAGAACAAGTTCTGGGTGCCGGAGAGAGAGAGATCTGGCTTGATAGACCGCAGGATGATCTGCTTGATATTGATGACGATTCAATTTTGTATGGGGACTTTCCTCCTCTTCCTAATTTTCCTTGCATGTCGTCATCTTCGTCATCTTCATCAAATCCGGCGGCGGCGAAGGCCATTGCTagctcttcgtcttcatcttcggcaacttcatcttcttctgCAGCGTCTTGGGCGGTTTTAAGGTCAGATGTAGAAGAAGATGTGGACAAAAAGAATCAAACTGATGATCAAAACCGTTCAGTAGATGCGCCACTGACTTTGTCATCTACTACCTCCATGGAGATCACCCAGTTGACTGACTGTATCGACGGCAGTGATTGCATGGATGTGATGGGGAATTTTGGATTCATGGATCTGCTTGACAGCAATGATTTGTTTGATCCTTCGCCGTTATTTCACCATGATGAAAACCCTCTGGAACCGTTTCAACAGGACGATAAACCACCCCGGGAACAACCACAACTAGGACATGCAGATTTTATGATGCAAAGCAACAACGAAGATAGCCGTGAAGGAGGGCCTTCAGATGACTTAGCCATGGTATTCTTAGAGTGGCTCAAGACAAATAAGGAGACTGTTTCAGCTGAAGACTTAAGGAGAGTGAAAATCAAGAAAGCTACTATAGAGAGTGCTGCCAAGCGTTTGGGTGGAGGAAAAGAAGCAATGAAACAACTCTTGAAACTTATACTTGAATGGGTGCAAACTAATCATCTTCAAAAGAGACGCATGAGAGAATCAACCTCCAATATTCCCTACCAGCAATATCAGGACCCTTtccaaaaccctaaccctaaccctacGTCAAACCCAAACCTCAATTGCAATCCAATCCTACATGATCAACCCAGCCCTTGTTTTGCTCAGTCGCCATGGATTGGGCAGCCGTCTTACATTCATGATCCGGCAGCTGTGGTGCCCGGTTTTCCACCTATGGTTGGTTACATGGGTGACCCATTTGCAAATGGAGCATCTAATATTAATAGCCACAGTTACCCTCCTCATACAGATTATCGTCATATGCTTGATTCTGCTCATTCATGGCCATCTTCTCAGTTTTCTATGGCTGCTCATTACAACTCTTTTCCGGATAACAATCTGCACCCTGTTCCGCCCCATCCACTTGCATTCACCGGATATGGAAATCAGTATACATATCCATATGTTCATGGGCCTGGAGATCAAAGGTTGATGAGGTTAGGTTCTTCTGCCACCAAGGAAGCTAGAAAGAAAAGGATGGCTAGGCAAAGAAGGCTTTCATCGCATCCAAGGCATCATCAACACAACAACGAGCAAAACCAGTTGACAAATCAGAGTGCTGAGCAGCATGCAACATTTGGAAACGATACTTGCAATCCTGCTGCTCATGGACAGACCGGAAACTGGGTATTCTGGCCCTCTCCTGCTGGTGGTGCACCCTCGGCCACGCCGATGCTGCCTCTAGACAGATCTTCCATGCAACCGCAGAATTACCAGCTGCAAGTTGCTTCGGATAGGAGACAG GGATGGAAGCCGGAGAAGAACCTGAGGTTTTTGTTGCAAAAAGTGTTGAAGCAAAGTGACGTGGGTAACCTTGGAAGAATTGTGTTGCCAAAA AAAGAAGCAGAAACTCATCTCCCGGAACTGGAAGCAAGAGACGGCATTTCTATTGCGATGGAAGACATTGGAACTTCTCGTGTTTGGAACATGCGCTACAG TTTCAGATTCTGGCCAAACAACAAAAGCAGGATGTATCTTCTTGAAAACACTG GAGATTTTGTTAGAGCAAATGGACTTCAAGAAggagatttcatagtcatataCTCAGACATCAAATGTGGCAAATAT TTGATACGAGGAGTGAAGGTACGTCAACCAGGGCCAAAATCTGAGACAAAGAAGCCAGGAAAATCGCAGAGAAATCAGCATGCAAGCTCTCCTGCCGCTGCTGGAAATGCTTTGTCATCTTCACCAATCCGTCAAACAGTAAAgtaa
- the LOC123223033 gene encoding B3 domain-containing transcription factor ABI3 isoform X2 gives MKSLQLHAEDLHAVSKNETNLVGFEVLEEEQVLGAGEREIWLDRPQDDLLDIDDDSILYGDFPPLPNFPCMSSSSSSSSNPAAAKAIASSSSSSSATSSSSAASWAVLRSDVEEDVDKKNQTDDQNRSVDAPLTLSSTTSMEITQLTDCIDGSDCMDVMGNFGFMDLLDSNDLFDPSPLFHHDENPLEPFQQDDKPPREQPQLGHADFMMQSNNEDSREGGPSDDLAMVFLEWLKTNKETVSAEDLRRVKIKKATIESAAKRLGGGKEAMKQLLKLILEWVQTNHLQKRRMRESTSNIPYQQYQDPFQNPNPNPTSNPNLNCNPILHDQPSPCFAQSPWIGQPSYIHDPAAVVPGFPPMVGYMGDPFANGASNINSHSYPPHTDYRHMLDSAHSWPSSQFSMAAHYNSFPDNNLHPVPPHPLAFTGYGNQYTYPYVHGPGDQRLMRLGSSATKEARKKRMARQRRLSSHPRHHQHNNEQNQLTNQSAEQHATFGNDTCNPAAHGQTGNWVFWPSPAGGAPSATPMLPLDRSSMQPQNYQLQVASDRRQGWKPEKNLRFLLQKVLKQSDVGNLGRIVLPKKEAETHLPELEARDGISIAMEDIGTSRVWNMRYRFWPNNKSRMYLLENTGDFVRANGLQEGDFIVIYSDIKCGKYLIRGVKVRQPGPKSETKKPGKSQRNQHASSPAAAGNALSSSPIRQTVK, from the exons ATGAAGAGTTTGCAACTGCATGCTGAAGATCTACATGCagtttcaaaaaatgaaacaaacttAGTTGGTTTTGAGGTTTTGGAGGAAGAACAAGTTCTGGGTGCCGGAGAGAGAGAGATCTGGCTTGATAGACCGCAGGATGATCTGCTTGATATTGATGACGATTCAATTTTGTATGGGGACTTTCCTCCTCTTCCTAATTTTCCTTGCATGTCGTCATCTTCGTCATCTTCATCAAATCCGGCGGCGGCGAAGGCCATTGCTagctcttcgtcttcatcttcggcaacttcatcttcttctgCAGCGTCTTGGGCGGTTTTAAGGTCAGATGTAGAAGAAGATGTGGACAAAAAGAATCAAACTGATGATCAAAACCGTTCAGTAGATGCGCCACTGACTTTGTCATCTACTACCTCCATGGAGATCACCCAGTTGACTGACTGTATCGACGGCAGTGATTGCATGGATGTGATGGGGAATTTTGGATTCATGGATCTGCTTGACAGCAATGATTTGTTTGATCCTTCGCCGTTATTTCACCATGATGAAAACCCTCTGGAACCGTTTCAACAGGACGATAAACCACCCCGGGAACAACCACAACTAGGACATGCAGATTTTATGATGCAAAGCAACAACGAAGATAGCCGTGAAGGAGGGCCTTCAGATGACTTAGCCATGGTATTCTTAGAGTGGCTCAAGACAAATAAGGAGACTGTTTCAGCTGAAGACTTAAGGAGAGTGAAAATCAAGAAAGCTACTATAGAGAGTGCTGCCAAGCGTTTGGGTGGAGGAAAAGAAGCAATGAAACAACTCTTGAAACTTATACTTGAATGGGTGCAAACTAATCATCTTCAAAAGAGACGCATGAGAGAATCAACCTCCAATATTCCCTACCAGCAATATCAGGACCCTTtccaaaaccctaaccctaaccctacGTCAAACCCAAACCTCAATTGCAATCCAATCCTACATGATCAACCCAGCCCTTGTTTTGCTCAGTCGCCATGGATTGGGCAGCCGTCTTACATTCATGATCCGGCAGCTGTGGTGCCCGGTTTTCCACCTATGGTTGGTTACATGGGTGACCCATTTGCAAATGGAGCATCTAATATTAATAGCCACAGTTACCCTCCTCATACAGATTATCGTCATATGCTTGATTCTGCTCATTCATGGCCATCTTCTCAGTTTTCTATGGCTGCTCATTACAACTCTTTTCCGGATAACAATCTGCACCCTGTTCCGCCCCATCCACTTGCATTCACCGGATATGGAAATCAGTATACATATCCATATGTTCATGGGCCTGGAGATCAAAGGTTGATGAGGTTAGGTTCTTCTGCCACCAAGGAAGCTAGAAAGAAAAGGATGGCTAGGCAAAGAAGGCTTTCATCGCATCCAAGGCATCATCAACACAACAACGAGCAAAACCAGTTGACAAATCAGAGTGCTGAGCAGCATGCAACATTTGGAAACGATACTTGCAATCCTGCTGCTCATGGACAGACCGGAAACTGGGTATTCTGGCCCTCTCCTGCTGGTGGTGCACCCTCGGCCACGCCGATGCTGCCTCTAGACAGATCTTCCATGCAACCGCAGAATTACCAGCTGCAAGTTGCTTCGGATAGGAGACAG GGATGGAAGCCGGAGAAGAACCTGAGGTTTTTGTTGCAAAAAGTGTTGAAGCAAAGTGACGTGGGTAACCTTGGAAGAATTGTGTTGCCAAAA AAAGAAGCAGAAACTCATCTCCCGGAACTGGAAGCAAGAGACGGCATTTCTATTGCGATGGAAGACATTGGAACTTCTCGTGTTTGGAACATGCGCTACAG ATTCTGGCCAAACAACAAAAGCAGGATGTATCTTCTTGAAAACACTG GAGATTTTGTTAGAGCAAATGGACTTCAAGAAggagatttcatagtcatataCTCAGACATCAAATGTGGCAAATAT TTGATACGAGGAGTGAAGGTACGTCAACCAGGGCCAAAATCTGAGACAAAGAAGCCAGGAAAATCGCAGAGAAATCAGCATGCAAGCTCTCCTGCCGCTGCTGGAAATGCTTTGTCATCTTCACCAATCCGTCAAACAGTAAAgtaa
- the LOC123223091 gene encoding glycine-rich protein 23-like, with the protein MGRWFVSFMIVLAIVAVHSSARSTPRHEVVHNTVKNVPTRSPTGAGLDDQKNFVTYGGVGGIAGVGSNGLPFGGVGGLGGIAGLGGAGGLGGGIGGVGGLGGAGGLGGAGGLGGGIGGLGGAGGLGGAGGLGGLGGLGGTTGLGGLGGAGGLGGLGGAGGLGGVGGLGGGVGGGTGGGVGGGAAGGVGGGVGGGVGGGTGVLPFP; encoded by the coding sequence ATGGGGAGGTGGTTTGTTAGTTTCATGATTGTTCTAGCAATAGTGGCGGTTCACTCAAGTGCAAGAAGCACTCCTCGTCATGAAGTAGTTCACAACACTGTAAAAAATGTGCCCACTCGCTCGCCCACTGGTGCTGGCCTGGATGATCAAAAGAACTTCGTCACATACGGGGGTGTTGGCGGTATCGCTGGGGTTGGCTCTAACGGGCTTCCGTTCGGTGGAGTTGGGGGTCTTGGTGGAATCGCTGGTCTCGGTGGTGCTGGTGGTTTAGGTGGTGGCATCGGTGGAGTCGGTGGTCTCGGTGGTGCTGGTGGTTTAGGCGGTGCTGGTGGATTAGGTGGTGGCATCGGTGGTCTCGGTGGTGCTGGTGGTTTAGGCGGTGCTGGTGGATTAGGTGGACTTGGAGGATTGGGGGGTACTACTGGACTAGGTGGCCTGGGTGGTGCTGGTGGACTAGGTGGCCTGGGTGGTGCTGGTGGACTAGGTGGAGTTGGTGGCTTGGGTGGCGGAGTTGGTGGTGGCACCGGTGGAGGAGTTGGTGGTGGCGCTGCAGGAGGAGTTGGTGGTGGCGTGGGTGGTGGAGTTGGTGGTGGGACTGGAGTTCTTCCTTTCCCTTGA
- the LOC123223286 gene encoding transcription factor PIF1 isoform X2, whose translation MYHCVPDFEMEEDCRIPTSSVLTRPKKSTMPYQDDVMELLWQNGQVVLQSQTQRPQKSSTPAKFDDAVIPAVQAASREIPSHQHHLFMQEDEMASWLHCPLNDTNFDSDFCTDLLYHAPCVTSTTTATPPLRTNRVTDSRPSNTTTASASRPPIPPPRRPESFVQFSKPRPVTETSGPSNSKGVMLRESTVVDSSDTPAVGPESRVSEAVRSTEGASRVNNVCRTMSGAGLAGTSSAGGGGGGTRDLTACEMTVTSSSPGGSSTSAEPAEKPPAEDRKRKGREADDECHCEDVELESADAKKQIRGSTSTKRSRAAEVHNLSERRRRDRINEKMRALQELIPRCNKSDKASMLDEAIEYLKSLQLQVQMMSMGCGMVPMMFPGMQQYMPNIGMGIGMGMGMDMGMTRPMMPFTNVLASSTLPTPAAAAHLGPRFPMPAFHMPAVPGHGPDPSIIQATNQLDPTLNSFAMQNPNQPRLANFVDPYQHYLALHQMQLPQQQNQSMTLPSASKPSCSKAAENPENHPSGT comes from the exons ATGTATCACTGTGTTCCGGATTTTGAGATGGAGGAGGATTGCAGGATCCCTACATCTTCAGTTCTAACGCGCCCTAAAAAATCAACCAT GCCCTATCAGGATGATGTTATGGAGTTGCTGTGGCAAAACGGCCAAGTCGTTTTGCAGAGTCAGACACAGAGACCTCAGAAGAGTTCAACGCCGGCTAAATTCGATGACGCCGTCATTCCAGCTGTCCAAGCAGCTTCCAGAGAGATCCCCTCACACCAACACCACCTCTTCATGCAAGAAGACGAAATGGCTTCTTGGCTTCATTGTCCTCTGAACGACACCAATTTCGACTCCGATTTTTGCACCGATCTTCTCTATCATGCTCCTTGCGTTACTTCAACCACCACCGCCACTCCTCCCCTTCGTACAAATCGCGTAACCGACTCACGCCCATCGAATACGACTACTGCTTCGGCTTCAAGGCCTCCAATTCCTCCGCCAAGAAGGCCGGAGAGTTTCGTACAGTTCTCGAAGCCAAGACCAGTGACTGAAACATCAGGGCCGTCAAATTCAAAAGGTGTGATGTTGAGAGAATCGACGGTTGTGGACTCAAGTGATACACCAGCTGTGGGGCCTGAATCTAGGGTATCGGAGGCAGTGAGGAGTACGGAGGGTGCATCGAGAGTGAACAACGTGTGCAGGACCATGAGCGGTGCTGGATTGGCAGGTACGTCATCAGCCGGTGGAGGGGGAGGTGGAACAAGAGATTTAACCGCATGTGAAATGACAGTGACATCATCATCACCAGGCGGCTCCAGCACTAGTGCCGAGCCGGCTGAGAAGCCGCCAGCTGAAGATCGTAAAAGAAAGGGCAGAGAAGCCGACGACGAGTGTCACTGCGAG GACGTTGAGTTGGAATCTGCTGATGCAAAGAAACAAATTCGTGGATCAACATCAACAAAGAGATCTCGTGCGGCAGAGGTCCACAATCTGTCAGAGAGG AGGCGGCGAGATAGGATAAATGAAAAGATGAGGGCTTTGCAAGAACTCATACCTCGTTGCAACAAG TCTGACAAAGCTTCAATGCTAGATGAGGCTATTGAGTACCTGAAGTCTCTTCAGTTGCAAGTGCAG ATGATGTCCATGGGGTGTGGCATGGTCCCAATGATGTTCCCTGGCATGCAACAATACATGCCGAACATAGGAATGGGAATCGGGATGGGCATGGGCATGGATATGGGAATGACTCGGCCTATGATGCCATTTACAAATGTTTTGGCTAGTTCAACCTTACCAACACCAGCTGCTGCAGCTCATTTGGGTCCAAGGTTTCCTATGCCAGCCTTCCATATGCCAGCTGTTCCTGGTCATGGTCCTGATCCCTCCATAATTCAAGCAACCAACCAGTTAGATCCCACGTTAAACTCTTTTGCCATGCAAAATCCAAACCAGCCACGGCTTGCAAATTTTGTCGATCCTTATCAGCACTATCTTGCACTCCACCAGATGCAGTTACCACAACAACAG AATCAATCAATGACCCTGCCAAGCGCGAGCAAGCCAAGTTGCAGCAAGGCAGCTGAGAATCCTGAAAATCACCCATCAG GAACCTGA
- the LOC123223286 gene encoding transcription factor PIF1 isoform X1 → MYHCVPDFEMEEDCRIPTSSVLTRPKKSTMPYQDDVMELLWQNGQVVLQSQTQRPQKSSTPAKFDDAVIPAVQAASREIPSHQHHLFMQEDEMASWLHCPLNDTNFDSDFCTDLLYHAPCVTSTTTATPPLRTNRVTDSRPSNTTTASASRPPIPPPRRPESFVQFSKPRPVTETSGPSNSKGVMLRESTVVDSSDTPAVGPESRVSEAVRSTEGASRVNNVCRTMSGAGLAGTSSAGGGGGGTRDLTACEMTVTSSSPGGSSTSAEPAEKPPAEDRKRKGREADDECHCEDVELESADAKKQIRGSTSTKRSRAAEVHNLSERRRRDRINEKMRALQELIPRCNKVSDKASMLDEAIEYLKSLQLQVQMMSMGCGMVPMMFPGMQQYMPNIGMGIGMGMGMDMGMTRPMMPFTNVLASSTLPTPAAAAHLGPRFPMPAFHMPAVPGHGPDPSIIQATNQLDPTLNSFAMQNPNQPRLANFVDPYQHYLALHQMQLPQQQNQSMTLPSASKPSCSKAAENPENHPSGT, encoded by the exons ATGTATCACTGTGTTCCGGATTTTGAGATGGAGGAGGATTGCAGGATCCCTACATCTTCAGTTCTAACGCGCCCTAAAAAATCAACCAT GCCCTATCAGGATGATGTTATGGAGTTGCTGTGGCAAAACGGCCAAGTCGTTTTGCAGAGTCAGACACAGAGACCTCAGAAGAGTTCAACGCCGGCTAAATTCGATGACGCCGTCATTCCAGCTGTCCAAGCAGCTTCCAGAGAGATCCCCTCACACCAACACCACCTCTTCATGCAAGAAGACGAAATGGCTTCTTGGCTTCATTGTCCTCTGAACGACACCAATTTCGACTCCGATTTTTGCACCGATCTTCTCTATCATGCTCCTTGCGTTACTTCAACCACCACCGCCACTCCTCCCCTTCGTACAAATCGCGTAACCGACTCACGCCCATCGAATACGACTACTGCTTCGGCTTCAAGGCCTCCAATTCCTCCGCCAAGAAGGCCGGAGAGTTTCGTACAGTTCTCGAAGCCAAGACCAGTGACTGAAACATCAGGGCCGTCAAATTCAAAAGGTGTGATGTTGAGAGAATCGACGGTTGTGGACTCAAGTGATACACCAGCTGTGGGGCCTGAATCTAGGGTATCGGAGGCAGTGAGGAGTACGGAGGGTGCATCGAGAGTGAACAACGTGTGCAGGACCATGAGCGGTGCTGGATTGGCAGGTACGTCATCAGCCGGTGGAGGGGGAGGTGGAACAAGAGATTTAACCGCATGTGAAATGACAGTGACATCATCATCACCAGGCGGCTCCAGCACTAGTGCCGAGCCGGCTGAGAAGCCGCCAGCTGAAGATCGTAAAAGAAAGGGCAGAGAAGCCGACGACGAGTGTCACTGCGAG GACGTTGAGTTGGAATCTGCTGATGCAAAGAAACAAATTCGTGGATCAACATCAACAAAGAGATCTCGTGCGGCAGAGGTCCACAATCTGTCAGAGAGG AGGCGGCGAGATAGGATAAATGAAAAGATGAGGGCTTTGCAAGAACTCATACCTCGTTGCAACAAGGTA TCTGACAAAGCTTCAATGCTAGATGAGGCTATTGAGTACCTGAAGTCTCTTCAGTTGCAAGTGCAG ATGATGTCCATGGGGTGTGGCATGGTCCCAATGATGTTCCCTGGCATGCAACAATACATGCCGAACATAGGAATGGGAATCGGGATGGGCATGGGCATGGATATGGGAATGACTCGGCCTATGATGCCATTTACAAATGTTTTGGCTAGTTCAACCTTACCAACACCAGCTGCTGCAGCTCATTTGGGTCCAAGGTTTCCTATGCCAGCCTTCCATATGCCAGCTGTTCCTGGTCATGGTCCTGATCCCTCCATAATTCAAGCAACCAACCAGTTAGATCCCACGTTAAACTCTTTTGCCATGCAAAATCCAAACCAGCCACGGCTTGCAAATTTTGTCGATCCTTATCAGCACTATCTTGCACTCCACCAGATGCAGTTACCACAACAACAG AATCAATCAATGACCCTGCCAAGCGCGAGCAAGCCAAGTTGCAGCAAGGCAGCTGAGAATCCTGAAAATCACCCATCAG GAACCTGA